In one window of Oncorhynchus gorbuscha isolate QuinsamMale2020 ecotype Even-year linkage group LG23, OgorEven_v1.0, whole genome shotgun sequence DNA:
- the LOC124011196 gene encoding E3 ubiquitin-protein ligase synoviolin-like: MVRAALVTATSLALTGAVIAHAYFLKHQFYPTVVYLTKSSPSMAVLYIQAFVLVFLLGKFMRKVFFGQLRAAEMEHLIERSWYAVTETCLAFTVFRDDFSPRFVGLFTLLLFIKCFHWLAEDRVDFMERSPNISWVFHFRVFSLMLLLGVLDFLFVNHACHSIITRGASVQLVFGFEYAILMTMVFTTFIKYTLHTVDLQSDNPWDNKAVYMLYTELFTGFIKVLLYMAFMTIMIKVHTFPLFAIRPMYLAMRQFKKAVTDAIMSRRAIRNMNTLYPDATPEDLLASDNVCIICREEMVAGAKKLPCNHIFHASCLRSWFQRQQTCPTCRMDVLRASNPNQPPAPAPAQPPAPAAPVNAPVPGPPGNVGPGMMPHFPPGLFPFWGPFPGAAPPAGAAGAPGATETPGATEAAQTQGAGTTGASTVGAAPAPGGPMPGFPFHSFPPPPFPSAPWLTMPPPPPPFVSSMPPPPPALSTMSEAELRELEQQGRRGLEARLQCLHNIHTLLDAAMLNIDQYLTTVATLIPPQSETSSAAGEASGSSPPSTSAETQENDSQSSTAAEPEAVNGATGFSQPDSTTLGDSEDQRDEEEGDGEEVGEDGEPNPSELRRRRLRKLETTPPPPDH; the protein is encoded by the exons TGGCTCTGACTGGCGCTGTGATTGCCCATGCCTACTTTCTCAAACACCAGTTCTACCCCACTGTGGTCTACCTCACCAAGAGTAGCCCCAGTATGGCA GTGTTGTACATCCAGGCGTTTGTGTTGGTGTTCCTGTTGGGAAAGTTCATGCGTAAAGTCTTCTTCGGGCAGCTGAGAGCTGCAGAGATGGAG CATCTGATAGAGCGATCCTGGTATGCTGTCACAGAGACGTGTCTGGCCTTTACCGTGTTCAGGGATGACTTCTCTCCCCGCTTCGTAGGCCTCTTCACCCTGCTGCTCTTCATCAAGTGCTTCCACTGGCTGGCTGAGGACAGGGTGGACTTT ATGGAGAGAAGTCCTAATATATCCTGGGTCTTCCACTTCAGGGTGTTCT CTCTGATGTTGTTGCTGGgagtcctggacttcctgttTGTCAACCATGCCTGTCACAGTATCATCACACGAGGGGCCTCTGTCCAGCTGGTCTTTGGATTTGAG tATGCCATCCTGATGACCATGGTGTTCACCACCTTCATCAAGTACACCCTCCACACTGTCGACCTCCAGAGTGACAACCCCTGGGACAACAAAGCAGTCTACATGCTCTACACCGAGCTCTTCACTG gTTTCATCAAGGTCCTCCTGTACATGGCGTTCATGACCATCATGATAAAGGTGCACACCTTCCCCCTATTCGCCATCCGGCCCATGTACCTGGCTATGAG GCAGTTCAAGAAAGCTGTTACGGATGCAATAATGTCACGGCGAGCTATCCGCAACATGAATACACT TTACCCAGATGCCACTCCTGAAGATCTGCTGGCTTCAGACAATGTATGTATCATCTGTCGTGAAGAGATGGTGGCTGGAGCCAAGAAACTTCCCTGCAACCATATCTTCCACGCAAG TTGCCTTCGCTCCTGGTTCCAGAGACAGCAGACGTGTCCTACATGTCGTATGGATGTCCTCCGGGCCTCTAACCCCAACCAGCCTCCCGCCCCAGCGCCTGCCCAGCCTCCTGCCCCGGCAGCACCTGTCAACGCCCCTGTCCCTGGTCCACCTGGGAACG TTGGCCCTGGAATGATGCCCCACTTCCCCCCAGGGCTGTTTCCTTTCTGGGGGCCCTTCCCTGGAGCGGCCCCCCCTGCTGGTGCTGCTGGCGCCCCAGGGGCCACAGAGACCCCAGGGGCCACAGAGGCAGCTCAGACTCAGGGAGCTG GCACCACTGGGGCCAGTACAGTCGGTGCTGCTCCTGCTCCAGGAGGCCCTATGCCTGGGTTCCCCTTccactccttcccacccccacCGTTCCCCTCAGCTCCGTGGCTGACTATGCCACCACCCCCTCCACCGTTTG TGTCATCCATGCCCCCTCCTCCCCCGGCCCTGTCCACCATGTCAGAGGCTGAGCTGAGGGAGCTGGAGCAGCAGGGCCGTAGAGGCCTGGAGGCCAGACTGCAGTGTCTCCACAACATCCACACTCTACTGGACGCTGCCATGCTCAACATCGACCAATACCTCACTACCGTCGCCACACTCAT TCCTCCTCAGTCAGAAACCAGCAGCGCGGCTGGAGAGGCCAGCggatcatctcctccctccactagTGCAGAAACCCAGGAGAACGACTCTCAGAGCAGTACAG ccgcTGAACCTGAAGCTGTGAATGGGGCCACAGGTTTCTCCCAGCCAGACTCTACCACGTTGGGCGACAGTGAAGACCAGCGGGATGaagaggaaggagatggagaggaagtcGGGGAAGACGGAGAGCCCAACCCTTCAGAGCTGAGGCGCCGTCGTCTCCGCAAACTCGAGACCACACCCCCTCCTCCTGACCACTAA